CCCCGCGGCATCAAGCAGGCATCCGCGAGCCTGCTCAAGCGAGCAGCTCGAGCGGCCGGCTACGAGATCATCCCCTCTTGGCGCTTCGATCATCTGGGCCTCTCCACGCATCTGCACGACCTGTTCGAGCGACTGGCCATCGATTGCGTGATCGACGTCGGCGCGAATCGAGGCCAGTACGGCCGGTTCCTCAGGACGGAAGTCGGCTACCGCGGCTATATCGCGTCGTTCGAGCCGCAGTCGACGGCACTGAAGGAGCTCCTGGGGGGGGCCTGCGACGACTCGCTCTGGAAGGTCTTCGGGGTGGCCCTGGGCAGTGAGCGGGGGGAGCTGCCGCTCAACGTGATGCAGGAGAGCGCGTTCACGTCTTTCCTGGCCCCCGACCCATCGGCGGTTCCCACGCTGGCACGCCTGAACTCCGTCGTTCAGGTGGAGATGGTGCCGGTCCGGCGGCTCGACGACATGATGGAGCAGGTCCGGGCCGAGTCCGGGTGTCACAGCATCTATCTGAAGCTCGATACTCAGGGGTACGACCTCGAGGTGATCAAGGGGGCGAGCCTCACCCTCGGCTCCATCGCGGCGCTGCAGACAGAAGTCTCGGTCCTGCCCATCTACCGGCACATGCCCAACTGGCTCACGTCGCTCAAGACTCTCAAGGAACATTCGTTCGACGTGACCGGTCTCTTTCCGGTGAGCCAGGATCCGGCGCTCCGCGTCGTCGAGTTCGACTGCGTGGCCGTGAATGGGGCGTTCAAGCGCACACCCGCCCCGCCTCGCTGACCCCGTCACCCTCCCCGGTCCAGACGCGAAGAAACCGGAGCGCCGACGGCGCCCCGGTTTCGATCATCGCGATGGTGGACGATACTGGACTTGAACCAGTGACCCCCGGCATGTGAGGCCGGTGCTCTGCCGACTGAGCTAATCGTCCGTGGCTGCGATAGTAGCGGGTTGCCCCGCCGGTTTCAAGCGCGGCGCCAGCAGCAGAACACGATTCCTTGCAGCGTGGACAGCACGATCAGCATCAGATCGTTCAGCAGATAGACCGACAGGAACTGGCTGGTGAACGCTCGCACCGCCAGGATCACCGGCAGTGCCACGACCAGGTTGACCACGAAGAAGACCACCGAGGCGCCGACCAGCTCGAGCGCGCAGTGCACCGCGGTCTTGAGCCTCGCCCTGACGAGACCGAGCACGCGCGCGCCCACGACGACTGCGCCCAGCGACGTGGCCGCGGTCAGCAACAGCAGAAAGACCTGGTCCACGGAAGCCGCCTAGAGGAACCCGGCGACGCGATAGTACA
Above is a window of Candidatus Methylomirabilota bacterium DNA encoding:
- a CDS encoding FkbM family methyltransferase; amino-acid sequence: MAVLPRGIKQASASLLKRAARAAGYEIIPSWRFDHLGLSTHLHDLFERLAIDCVIDVGANRGQYGRFLRTEVGYRGYIASFEPQSTALKELLGGACDDSLWKVFGVALGSERGELPLNVMQESAFTSFLAPDPSAVPTLARLNSVVQVEMVPVRRLDDMMEQVRAESGCHSIYLKLDTQGYDLEVIKGASLTLGSIAALQTEVSVLPIYRHMPNWLTSLKTLKEHSFDVTGLFPVSQDPALRVVEFDCVAVNGAFKRTPAPPR